From the genome of Flavobacterium luteolum, one region includes:
- a CDS encoding SDR family oxidoreductase: MSKVVLITGGSSGIGKSIGEFLHQKGFVVYGTSRNPEKVLNSVFPLVALDVRNVDSIKNAVNKIIETSGRLDIVINNAGVGITGPLEEIPTEEIRNNFETNFFGPIEVMKAALPQMRKQNSGLIINITSIAGYMGLPYRSVYSASKGALELITEALRMEVKSFGIEITNVAPGDFATNIAAGRYHAPVIKDSAYEKVYGDVLATMNDHVDAGSNPNEMAEAVYKIIQTKKPNGHYKVGAFMQKFSIVLKRALPDKMYEKMLMNHYKL; encoded by the coding sequence ATGAGCAAAGTCGTTTTAATTACCGGAGGATCATCAGGAATTGGAAAATCTATTGGTGAGTTTTTACATCAAAAAGGTTTCGTAGTTTATGGAACAAGCAGAAATCCTGAGAAAGTTTTAAATTCAGTTTTTCCTTTAGTAGCTTTAGATGTCCGAAATGTTGATTCTATTAAAAACGCGGTAAACAAAATTATTGAAACTTCTGGAAGATTAGATATCGTAATTAATAACGCTGGAGTTGGAATTACAGGACCTCTAGAAGAAATTCCGACTGAAGAGATAAGAAACAATTTTGAAACGAACTTTTTCGGTCCGATTGAAGTGATGAAAGCTGCGCTGCCTCAAATGCGTAAACAGAATTCTGGACTTATCATCAATATTACTTCGATTGCTGGTTATATGGGACTTCCGTATAGAAGTGTTTATTCGGCTTCAAAAGGAGCTTTAGAATTGATTACTGAAGCTTTGAGAATGGAAGTAAAGTCTTTTGGAATTGAAATTACAAATGTTGCGCCTGGAGATTTTGCAACCAATATTGCGGCTGGCCGTTATCATGCGCCAGTTATTAAAGATTCTGCTTATGAAAAGGTGTATGGAGATGTTTTGGCAACTATGAATGATCATGTTGATGCAGGAAGTAATCCGAACGAAATGGCAGAAGCAGTTTATAAAATCATTCAAACCAAAAAGCCAAATGGGCATTATAAAGTGGGTGCTTTTATGCAGAAGTTTTCGATTGTATTGAAACGTGCGCTTCCAGATAAAATGTACGAGAAGATGCTTATGAATCATTATAAGTTATAA
- a CDS encoding glutaminyl-peptide cyclotransferase — MKKYNFLAVILLGITLIGCGDTKKGENSLFTIDDSAFPAHFTQKEVLNIGILNPNSKEIDSVAYFINDQRVGGTKGKENFRFELIDQKLGYQYLKATVYFGGDSSDATKKIEVVSDVEPKLLNYKIVNTFAHDSLAFTEGLEFHDGKLFESTGQKEDSYFREVDYKTGKVIKQVDLPKEYFGEGITFFNGKLYQLSWQEKTGFIYDAKTFKLEKTFKYDKDIEGWGMTHDDKYIYHSDGTEKIWKMDPANQKLIDYINVYSGSSKIKALNELELINGKFYANVWQKDAIAVVDPKSGAVEGIINLSGLRKFVKSKNAEVLNGIAYNPATKTIFVTGKYWDKIFEITVSE, encoded by the coding sequence ATGAAAAAATATAACTTCCTAGCTGTCATTTTATTAGGAATCACATTAATCGGATGTGGAGATACAAAAAAAGGTGAAAATTCTTTGTTTACTATCGACGATTCTGCTTTTCCGGCTCATTTTACGCAAAAAGAAGTGCTTAATATTGGAATTTTAAACCCAAATTCGAAAGAAATCGACAGCGTTGCCTACTTCATAAACGACCAAAGAGTTGGAGGCACAAAAGGCAAAGAAAATTTTAGATTTGAATTAATAGATCAAAAATTAGGTTATCAATACCTAAAAGCTACTGTTTATTTTGGTGGAGATTCTTCTGACGCTACTAAAAAAATTGAAGTGGTTTCAGACGTTGAGCCAAAACTTTTAAATTATAAAATCGTAAATACTTTTGCACATGACTCTTTAGCTTTTACTGAAGGTTTAGAATTTCATGACGGAAAACTTTTTGAAAGTACAGGACAAAAAGAAGATTCATACTTTAGGGAAGTAGATTATAAAACCGGAAAAGTAATCAAACAAGTTGATCTTCCGAAAGAATATTTTGGAGAAGGAATCACTTTCTTCAATGGGAAATTATATCAGCTTTCATGGCAGGAAAAAACTGGTTTTATTTATGATGCTAAAACTTTTAAACTGGAAAAAACATTCAAATACGATAAAGATATTGAAGGTTGGGGAATGACGCATGATGACAAATACATTTATCATTCTGATGGAACAGAGAAAATTTGGAAAATGGATCCTGCTAATCAAAAGCTAATTGATTACATTAATGTTTATTCTGGCAGTTCAAAAATTAAAGCATTAAACGAATTAGAATTAATCAATGGTAAATTCTATGCTAATGTTTGGCAAAAAGACGCTATTGCAGTTGTAGACCCAAAATCCGGTGCAGTTGAAGGAATTATCAATTTATCTGGACTACGAAAATTTGTAAAAAGCAAAAATGCTGAAGTTTTAAACGGTATTGCTTACAACCCTGCTACGAAAACCATTTTTGTTACAGGTAAATATTGGGATAAAATATTCGAAATAACAGTTTCTGAATAA
- the hutI gene encoding imidazolonepropionase, producing MTTLITNILELLQVRETSIAKVSGSEMANLPTIKNAFLVLKDNLIEDFGSMDNLPKINADKTIDATGKVVLPSWCDSHTHIVYAGNREQEFVDRINGLSYEEIANRGGGILNSAKKLNETSEEEIYKQSKKRLEEVMHLGTGAVEIKSGYGLTVDGELKMLRVIKKLAENYPIAIKATFLGAHAFPTHYKDDKAGYIDEIINEMLPEISKNNLADYVDAFCESGYFSVEETEKIMEAGLAFGLKPKIHVNQFNSIGGIQAGIKFNALSVDHLEIMNPEDIQALKGTETMPVALPSCSYFLSIPYTPAREMIKAGLPIALATDFNPGSTPSGNMNFVVATACIKMKMTPEEAINAATINGAYAMGLSETHGSITKGKKANLILTKPISSYYQIPYAFGSNLIESVFVEGKILE from the coding sequence ATGACAACATTAATCACAAATATACTAGAGCTATTGCAGGTTCGCGAAACTTCAATTGCCAAAGTTTCAGGTTCTGAAATGGCCAATCTTCCAACAATTAAAAATGCTTTCTTAGTTTTAAAAGACAATTTAATTGAAGATTTCGGCTCAATGGATAATCTTCCAAAAATCAATGCTGATAAAACAATTGATGCAACTGGAAAAGTTGTGCTTCCGTCTTGGTGCGATAGCCACACGCATATTGTATACGCAGGAAATCGCGAACAAGAATTTGTAGATAGAATCAACGGGCTCTCTTATGAAGAAATTGCCAATCGTGGAGGCGGAATTCTTAATTCGGCTAAAAAGTTAAACGAAACTTCTGAAGAAGAAATTTACAAGCAATCTAAAAAACGTTTAGAAGAAGTAATGCATTTAGGAACTGGTGCAGTCGAAATAAAATCTGGTTACGGATTGACTGTTGACGGGGAATTAAAAATGCTTCGAGTTATAAAAAAACTGGCAGAAAATTATCCAATTGCCATAAAAGCAACCTTTTTAGGTGCACATGCTTTTCCTACTCACTACAAAGACGACAAAGCAGGATATATTGACGAAATAATCAATGAAATGCTTCCTGAAATTTCAAAAAACAATCTTGCCGATTATGTAGATGCTTTTTGCGAAAGTGGCTACTTTTCTGTAGAAGAAACCGAAAAAATAATGGAAGCCGGTTTAGCATTTGGCTTAAAACCAAAAATCCATGTCAATCAATTTAATTCTATTGGCGGAATACAGGCTGGAATTAAATTTAACGCCCTTTCTGTAGATCATTTAGAAATAATGAACCCAGAAGACATTCAAGCATTAAAAGGGACTGAAACAATGCCTGTTGCATTACCTTCATGTTCTTATTTTCTAAGCATTCCATATACTCCTGCCCGCGAAATGATAAAAGCTGGTTTACCTATAGCATTAGCCACAGATTTCAACCCCGGCTCTACTCCATCGGGAAATATGAATTTTGTAGTTGCAACAGCATGTATTAAAATGAAAATGACGCCAGAAGAAGCAATTAATGCCGCAACCATAAACGGAGCATACGCAATGGGACTTTCAGAAACGCACGGAAGCATTACAAAAGGTAAAAAAGCCAATCTGATTCTAACAAAACCAATTTCTTCTTACTACCAAATCCCTTATGCTTTTGGAAGCAATCTTATAGAATCTGTTTTTGTTGAAGGAAAAATTTTAGAATAA
- a CDS encoding formimidoylglutamase — protein sequence MEKLIPFTINDLAKVTNHRSGEIKFGEKMIVIPPGVDKVNFLKESEANYVLLGIPEDIGVRANYGRPGAASAWQSAIKSIANIQHNRFCKGSNIIVLGQINVSQEMRDVENLDFNDIDDRSKLSQLVEKIDKEVSHIIFTIIKAGKIPIIIGGGHNNAYGNIKGAALAKGKPVNAVNFDAHSDFRILEGRHSGNGFSYAYEEGFLKKYFIFGLHENYTSKSVLDIIKKLEDRVRYNTYDSINIRKEKDFNREMITALDFIKNDAFGIEIDLDAIPNIASSAMTISGFSVEELRQFVSFFGEHKNAAYLHICEGAPDLDNSPNNNLIGKLIGYLVTDFVKANIEKD from the coding sequence ATGGAAAAATTAATCCCTTTCACTATAAATGATTTAGCAAAAGTCACAAATCATAGAAGTGGTGAAATAAAGTTTGGAGAAAAGATGATTGTCATTCCGCCAGGAGTTGACAAAGTTAATTTTCTTAAAGAAAGCGAAGCAAACTATGTGCTTTTAGGAATTCCAGAAGATATTGGAGTACGCGCCAATTACGGAAGACCTGGAGCTGCTTCGGCATGGCAGTCTGCGATAAAAAGTATTGCCAATATTCAGCATAATAGATTTTGCAAAGGCAGCAACATTATTGTCTTGGGTCAAATTAATGTTTCTCAAGAAATGCGCGATGTCGAAAATCTTGATTTTAATGACATTGATGATCGCTCAAAATTAAGTCAGCTAGTTGAAAAAATAGACAAAGAAGTATCTCATATTATTTTTACAATAATTAAAGCGGGAAAAATACCCATAATTATTGGTGGCGGCCATAACAATGCCTACGGAAATATTAAAGGTGCCGCTCTTGCGAAGGGGAAACCTGTAAACGCCGTAAATTTTGACGCCCATTCTGATTTCAGGATTTTAGAAGGCCGTCATAGCGGAAATGGCTTTTCTTATGCTTATGAAGAAGGTTTTTTAAAGAAATATTTCATTTTTGGACTTCACGAAAACTACACTTCAAAAAGCGTTTTAGATATTATAAAAAAACTGGAAGACCGTGTTCGCTATAATACTTACGATAGCATCAATATTAGAAAAGAAAAAGACTTTAATCGCGAAATGATTACAGCTTTGGATTTTATCAAAAATGATGCTTTTGGAATCGAAATCGACCTAGATGCAATTCCGAATATTGCCAGCAGTGCCATGACAATAAGCGGATTTTCGGTTGAAGAATTAAGACAATTTGTTTCTTTCTTTGGTGAACATAAAAATGCAGCTTATTTGCATATTTGCGAAGGCGCGCCAGATTTAGACAATTCTCCGAACAATAACTTAATAGGTAAACTAATTGGTTATCTAGTAACCGATTTTGTCAAAGCAAACATAGAAAAAGACTGA
- a CDS encoding DEAD/DEAH box helicase produces MLFEDLSLSKSIQKAVFEEGYLNPTPIQEKAIPVVLEGRDLIGCAQTGTGKTAAFAIPIIHQLHRIVGSSKKAKVIRALVVTPTRELAVQIGQSFDTYAKYTNLTQLTIFGGVSQNPQVDALKNGVDVLIATPGRLLDLHKQGFLDLNHLHTLVLDEADQMLDMGFINDVKKIVKLTPKNRQTLLFSATMPIAIRELAEMFLQDPAQVEVSPVSSTAENVEQRVYFVDKTEKRNLLYTLIKEENLSNVLVFSRTKHGADNVVKALRKKDIPAEAIHGDKSQNARQRVLDAFKNKEVGVLVATDIAARGIDIEQLPYVINFDLPNIPETYVHRIGRTGRAGNGGIAISFCGKDELPYWKDIQKLIKVDVKTIADHPYQWHSGSPEAGEKPKSSNRSGGAHKSRKSTNAKKNKKRWY; encoded by the coding sequence ATGTTATTCGAAGATCTATCACTTTCAAAAAGTATACAAAAAGCCGTATTTGAAGAAGGCTATTTAAATCCGACCCCAATTCAAGAAAAAGCAATTCCGGTTGTTTTAGAAGGCCGTGATTTAATTGGCTGTGCGCAAACAGGAACAGGAAAAACGGCAGCATTTGCTATTCCAATCATACACCAATTACATCGTATTGTAGGTTCATCAAAAAAAGCCAAAGTTATTCGTGCGCTTGTGGTTACACCTACTCGTGAATTGGCGGTACAAATTGGGCAAAGCTTTGACACTTACGCAAAATATACCAATTTAACACAGCTGACTATTTTTGGAGGAGTTTCTCAGAATCCCCAAGTAGATGCTTTAAAAAACGGAGTCGATGTTTTAATTGCCACTCCAGGACGTTTGCTTGACCTTCATAAGCAAGGTTTTCTTGATCTAAACCATCTGCACACTTTAGTGCTTGACGAAGCCGATCAGATGTTAGATATGGGTTTTATAAACGATGTAAAGAAAATCGTAAAGCTTACGCCTAAAAACAGACAAACTTTACTTTTCTCTGCAACAATGCCAATCGCCATTCGCGAACTGGCAGAAATGTTTCTTCAAGATCCAGCGCAAGTAGAAGTTTCTCCCGTTTCATCTACTGCAGAAAATGTAGAGCAGCGTGTTTATTTTGTTGATAAAACAGAAAAAAGAAACTTGCTTTATACTTTAATTAAAGAAGAAAATTTATCAAACGTGCTTGTTTTTTCTAGAACAAAACACGGTGCAGACAATGTTGTAAAAGCACTTCGCAAAAAAGATATTCCTGCAGAAGCAATTCACGGAGACAAATCACAAAATGCAAGACAAAGAGTTCTAGACGCTTTTAAAAATAAAGAAGTTGGTGTTCTAGTTGCAACTGATATTGCTGCAAGAGGAATTGACATCGAGCAATTGCCTTATGTAATCAATTTTGATTTGCCAAATATTCCAGAAACTTATGTTCACCGCATTGGCCGTACAGGACGTGCTGGAAACGGCGGAATTGCAATTTCTTTCTGCGGAAAAGACGAACTTCCATATTGGAAAGACATTCAGAAACTAATAAAAGTTGATGTAAAAACAATTGCAGATCATCCGTATCAATGGCATTCTGGAAGTCCAGAAGCTGGAGAGAAGCCTAAAAGCTCAAACAGAAGCGGCGGTGCTCACAAATCGAGAAAATCAACAAACGCTAAGAAGAACAAAAAACGCTGGTACTAA
- a CDS encoding response regulator, with amino-acid sequence MPHKRIFLLFLLVLNCLANSAIAQSNCNLDPKIEKNVKKALLNFRESNFEKSLIYSRVALNAATAIKDYCLTARSYNIIAANYNELEEYDKAIFFYKKGLYYANKTTNDSLKCNLYNNLGNMYCFGKEQFDEGIRSYKKAVAYALKINDLKEVYFTNVNIAWAYFDIGNYNQGYLFLKYVNSTKIKYNDESTEVIVAMLNGIYSSYKNDNKEANAYFLSAIESGKKCQEKLDLSRAYLEYSHFLNKTNRHKEAYDALVKHYDISNNLYDVKKIKKASQAGLSLELDEYKRQIDKVEGEKVEQSQSLRKSKIIVILFVLISLILLILIITLIKNIRYKKKHNLELLKAKEIAEEASLLKTQFISTISHELRTPLYGVVGITNMLLEEHKEISRSQHLSSLKFSARYLLSLVNDILQINKIEENKIVLENLTFNISDEITVIKNSLSFLSQKNNNRISTNIDSHIPEYLIGDKLRLAQILMNLVSNALKFTKDGQVEINVKLNKVEGKLYYLDFLIKDNGIGIAVADQNKIFEKFVQVGRRDEDYQGTGLGLSIVKRLLGLFGSTITLDSDLGKGTAFSFTIAFEHDLAKTKSIINEIEVDLTSSEIYKILVVEDNLINQLVTKKIIEKNNYSCKVVDDGFAALKILEEETFDLILMDINMPLMNGFETTKRIRLQGIETPIVALTAFDKDEITDEAISSGMNDIIIKPFEPVKLFKIINFLIKEKNAV; translated from the coding sequence ATGCCCCACAAACGGATTTTTTTACTTTTTCTATTGGTTCTGAATTGCCTTGCCAATTCAGCAATCGCGCAATCTAATTGTAACCTCGATCCTAAAATTGAGAAGAATGTAAAGAAAGCGCTTTTAAATTTTAGAGAATCCAATTTCGAAAAATCACTTATCTATTCTAGAGTTGCCCTTAATGCCGCGACAGCAATAAAAGATTATTGCCTTACGGCTCGCTCGTATAATATTATAGCTGCCAATTATAACGAATTGGAAGAGTATGATAAAGCCATTTTTTTCTATAAAAAAGGTTTGTATTATGCTAATAAAACTACTAACGATTCTTTAAAATGTAACCTTTATAATAATTTAGGGAACATGTATTGTTTTGGGAAAGAACAATTTGATGAGGGAATTCGGAGTTATAAAAAAGCAGTAGCTTACGCTTTGAAAATAAATGATTTAAAAGAGGTTTATTTTACAAACGTAAATATTGCATGGGCTTATTTTGATATCGGAAATTACAATCAGGGATATCTATTTTTAAAGTATGTAAATAGTACTAAAATAAAGTACAACGACGAGTCAACTGAGGTTATTGTTGCTATGTTGAATGGTATTTACTCTAGCTATAAAAATGATAATAAGGAAGCCAATGCTTATTTTTTGAGTGCTATTGAATCAGGCAAAAAATGTCAGGAGAAATTAGATCTGTCACGTGCTTATTTAGAATATTCACATTTTTTAAATAAAACCAACAGACATAAAGAAGCTTATGATGCACTTGTTAAACATTATGATATTTCAAATAATCTTTACGATGTAAAAAAAATTAAAAAGGCATCTCAAGCTGGTTTAAGTTTAGAATTGGACGAATATAAAAGGCAGATTGACAAAGTTGAGGGAGAAAAAGTAGAACAATCTCAAAGTTTAAGGAAATCAAAAATTATTGTGATTCTCTTTGTTTTGATTTCACTGATTCTTTTAATTTTGATTATTACGCTAATAAAGAACATTCGATACAAGAAAAAACACAATTTAGAACTTCTTAAAGCGAAAGAAATTGCAGAAGAAGCCTCTTTGCTTAAAACGCAGTTTATATCGACTATAAGCCACGAATTACGCACTCCGCTTTATGGTGTGGTTGGAATTACCAATATGCTGCTCGAAGAGCATAAAGAAATTTCAAGAAGTCAGCATTTAAGTTCCCTTAAATTTTCTGCCAGATATTTACTATCTCTTGTAAATGATATTCTGCAGATTAACAAAATTGAAGAAAACAAAATTGTTCTTGAAAACCTGACTTTTAATATTTCTGATGAAATTACGGTAATTAAAAACTCACTTTCTTTTCTTTCCCAAAAAAATAATAATAGAATTTCTACCAATATAGACTCACATATTCCTGAGTATTTAATTGGAGATAAACTTCGTCTTGCTCAAATTTTAATGAACTTGGTAAGCAATGCATTGAAATTTACTAAAGATGGACAAGTTGAAATTAATGTAAAGCTGAATAAAGTAGAAGGGAAGCTGTATTATTTGGATTTCTTAATTAAAGATAATGGTATCGGAATTGCGGTTGCAGATCAGAATAAAATTTTTGAGAAGTTTGTTCAAGTTGGCAGAAGAGACGAAGATTATCAAGGTACAGGTTTAGGGCTTAGTATTGTAAAAAGATTGTTAGGGCTTTTTGGAAGTACCATCACATTGGATAGTGATCTCGGAAAAGGAACTGCGTTTTCATTTACAATTGCTTTTGAACACGATTTAGCGAAAACTAAAAGTATTATTAATGAAATAGAAGTTGATCTGACTTCAAGTGAAATTTATAAAATTTTAGTTGTCGAGGATAATCTTATCAATCAGCTTGTTACGAAGAAAATTATTGAAAAGAATAATTATTCTTGCAAGGTTGTAGATGACGGTTTTGCAGCACTTAAAATTTTAGAAGAAGAAACGTTTGATCTGATTTTAATGGATATTAATATGCCTTTAATGAACGGATTTGAAACTACCAAACGAATACGTCTTCAAGGTATAGAGACCCCAATTGTAGCCTTGACTGCTTTTGATAAAGATGAAATTACAGATGAAGCGATTTCATCTGGAATGAATGATATTATTATTAAACCTTTTGAACCGGTTAAATTGTTTAAAATAATTAATTTCCTTATAAAAGAAAAAAACGCTGTTTAG
- a CDS encoding dicarboxylate/amino acid:cation symporter — protein sequence MQEVTETKKQSFFSGLTGQIIIAMVLGAILGIILHNTISPEAAQAFSSKIKMLATIFIRLVQMIISPLVFTTLVVGIAKLGDIKTVGRIGGKAIGWFFTASFISLLIGLFYVNVLQPGVGLKLDHVDMAAASEVTGKTQNLSFDNFVEHIVPKSIVEAMATNEILQIVVFSIFFGLAAASLGPTVKPIIGAFDKLSHIVLKMVNYVMKFAPIGVFGAIAGVFAIRDAEELVITYFKFFGSFLIGISTLWVILIAIGYIFLKGRMTELLRRITGPLAIAFGTTSSEAVFPKLTEELEAFGVKDKIVSFMLPLGYSFNLDGSMMYMTFASIFIAQFYNVHLDLGTQMAMLLVLMLTSKGIAGVPRASLVVVAATCGMFDIPIEGIALILPIDHFCDMFRSATNVLGNALATSVVGQWEERKE from the coding sequence ATGCAAGAAGTTACAGAAACTAAAAAACAATCATTTTTTTCGGGATTAACAGGGCAGATTATAATTGCGATGGTTCTTGGAGCCATTTTAGGAATTATATTGCATAATACCATTTCACCTGAAGCAGCGCAGGCATTTAGCAGTAAAATAAAAATGCTGGCCACCATCTTTATTCGTTTGGTGCAAATGATTATTTCTCCATTGGTTTTTACAACTTTAGTGGTTGGAATCGCGAAATTAGGTGATATTAAAACTGTTGGAAGAATTGGAGGAAAAGCTATTGGGTGGTTTTTTACAGCTTCATTTATTTCTCTTCTAATAGGATTGTTTTACGTAAATGTTTTACAGCCAGGTGTTGGTCTAAAACTGGATCACGTTGATATGGCAGCAGCTTCTGAAGTTACTGGTAAAACACAAAACTTGTCTTTTGATAATTTTGTTGAACATATCGTACCAAAAAGTATCGTTGAAGCAATGGCAACGAATGAGATTCTGCAAATTGTAGTTTTCTCAATTTTCTTCGGATTGGCAGCAGCTTCTTTAGGGCCTACTGTAAAGCCGATAATTGGTGCTTTCGATAAATTGTCGCACATCGTTTTAAAAATGGTAAACTACGTGATGAAATTTGCGCCAATTGGAGTTTTTGGAGCAATTGCTGGTGTGTTTGCGATAAGAGATGCAGAAGAATTGGTAATTACTTACTTTAAATTTTTCGGTTCGTTTTTAATTGGTATTAGTACTTTATGGGTTATTTTAATTGCCATTGGATATATTTTCCTAAAAGGAAGAATGACTGAATTATTAAGACGTATTACTGGGCCTTTGGCTATTGCTTTTGGAACAACAAGTAGCGAAGCTGTATTTCCTAAATTGACAGAAGAACTAGAAGCTTTTGGAGTAAAAGATAAAATCGTTTCTTTCATGTTGCCACTTGGATATTCATTTAACCTTGACGGAAGTATGATGTATATGACTTTTGCGAGTATTTTTATTGCTCAATTCTACAATGTACATTTAGATTTAGGAACGCAAATGGCAATGCTTTTAGTTTTAATGCTTACTAGTAAAGGTATTGCAGGCGTGCCGAGAGCAAGTTTGGTTGTAGTGGCTGCAACTTGCGGTATGTTTGATATTCCGATTGAGGGTATTGCGTTGATTCTTCCAATTGACCACTTCTGCGATATGTTTAGAAGTGCTACTAATGTATTAGGAAATGCATTAGCGACTTCTGTTGTAGGACAATGGGAGGAAAGAAAAGAATAA
- the aroC gene encoding chorismate synthase, whose translation MAGNSFGILYKVTTFGESHGEALGGIIDGCPPGIQLDFEAIEVDMARRKPGQSAIVTQRKEPDSVQFLSGIFEGKTTGTPIGFIIPNTNQKSDDYSHIKDNYRPSHADYVYDQKYGFRDYRGGGRSSARETASRVVAGAIAKQMLPEIKINAYVSSVGPIHLETPYQELDFSKIESNPVRCPDEKSAAIMEEYIRDIRKQGDTVGGVVTCVIQNVPIGLGEPVFDKLHAELGKAMLSINAVKGFEYGSGFSGSEMKGSEHNDLYNPDGTTKTNLSGGIQGGISNGMDIYFRVAFKPVATIMQTQDSLDNKGNITPMTGKGRHDPCVVPRAVPIVEAMAAIVLADFYLINKTY comes from the coding sequence ATGGCAGGAAACAGCTTCGGCATACTATATAAAGTAACTACATTTGGAGAATCTCACGGTGAAGCTTTAGGCGGAATTATTGACGGATGCCCTCCAGGAATACAATTAGATTTTGAAGCAATTGAAGTAGATATGGCTCGTAGAAAGCCTGGTCAATCAGCAATTGTTACACAAAGAAAAGAACCAGACAGCGTTCAGTTTCTATCTGGAATATTTGAAGGAAAAACTACTGGAACTCCAATCGGTTTCATTATTCCAAATACCAATCAAAAATCAGACGATTACTCTCATATAAAAGATAACTATAGACCAAGCCATGCTGATTATGTTTACGATCAGAAATACGGTTTTCGCGATTATCGCGGTGGCGGAAGAAGTTCTGCAAGAGAAACAGCAAGTAGAGTAGTAGCGGGTGCAATTGCAAAGCAAATGCTTCCTGAAATTAAGATCAATGCTTATGTCTCTTCTGTTGGTCCAATTCATTTAGAAACACCTTATCAGGAATTGGATTTTTCTAAAATTGAAAGCAATCCAGTTCGTTGTCCAGATGAGAAATCTGCGGCAATTATGGAAGAATATATTCGTGACATCCGTAAACAGGGAGATACTGTTGGCGGAGTTGTAACTTGCGTAATTCAGAATGTTCCAATTGGCTTAGGAGAGCCGGTATTTGATAAACTTCATGCAGAATTAGGAAAAGCAATGCTTTCTATTAATGCGGTAAAAGGTTTTGAATACGGAAGCGGTTTCTCTGGTTCTGAAATGAAAGGAAGCGAACATAACGATTTATACAATCCTGACGGAACTACAAAAACAAATCTTTCTGGCGGAATCCAAGGTGGTATTAGTAACGGAATGGATATTTATTTCAGAGTTGCTTTTAAACCTGTTGCAACTATCATGCAGACTCAAGATTCTTTAGATAATAAAGGAAATATTACACCAATGACAGGAAAAGGACGTCATGATCCCTGTGTAGTGCCTCGCGCAGTGCCAATCGTAGAAGCGATGGCTGCAATTGTTTTGGCAGATTTTTATTTAATCAACAAAACATATTAA
- a CDS encoding UDP-2,3-diacylglucosamine diphosphatase: MKKRNVELVVLSDVHLGTYGSHAKELNNYLSSIKPKTLVLNGDIIDAWQFRKSYFPKAHLRVIQRIIGMASKGTKVYYITGNHDEILRKFSDMNMGNFALVDKLVLELDDKKAWIFHGDVFDASVQHSKWIAKLGGLGYDYLILTNRFANWCLAKLGREPYSFSKKIKASVKKAVKFISDFETTATDLAIEKNYDYVICGHIHEPKIVTKENKHGSTLYLNSGDWVENLTALEYHKKRWKLFSYKASNFAEEENLLEMEDLLTSQLISSIILK, from the coding sequence TTGAAAAAAAGAAATGTCGAATTGGTCGTTCTTTCTGATGTTCATTTAGGAACTTACGGAAGCCACGCAAAAGAACTAAACAACTATCTTTCAAGCATTAAACCCAAAACTTTAGTTTTAAATGGTGATATAATTGATGCTTGGCAGTTTCGTAAATCTTATTTTCCAAAAGCACATTTACGAGTTATTCAGCGTATTATTGGAATGGCCTCTAAAGGAACAAAGGTGTATTATATTACTGGAAATCATGACGAAATACTTCGAAAATTCAGTGATATGAATATGGGAAATTTTGCCCTTGTTGATAAATTGGTTTTAGAATTGGATGATAAAAAAGCCTGGATTTTTCACGGAGACGTTTTTGATGCCTCTGTACAACACTCAAAATGGATTGCGAAACTAGGCGGATTAGGTTACGATTATCTGATTTTAACAAACCGATTTGCCAACTGGTGTCTGGCGAAATTAGGACGTGAACCTTATTCTTTTTCAAAAAAAATAAAAGCAAGCGTTAAAAAAGCAGTAAAATTTATTTCTGATTTCGAAACTACTGCAACCGATCTAGCCATAGAAAAAAATTACGATTATGTTATTTGCGGACACATTCATGAACCAAAAATCGTAACAAAAGAAAACAAACACGGTTCTACTCTATACCTCAATTCTGGTGACTGGGTAGAAAACTTAACCGCTTTAGAATATCATAAAAAACGCTGGAAACTGTTTTCTTATAAAGCCAGTAATTTTGCGGAAGAAGAAAATCTATTAGAAATGGAAGATCTTCTCACTTCTCAGCTAATTTCTTCGATAATACTAAAATAG